One region of Streptomyces sp. CG4 genomic DNA includes:
- a CDS encoding tetratricopeptide repeat protein, with protein sequence MPQGHTVAASEPASAYDATDLGERAVEHHRKALDGGLDGGLDGDRRRQADIQPVSTLRTLGDPRAGAGLLLAEREQPSNHPEDAVTAFLALACVDLGRERDAACSHRARSPAICPATTPRWRGRVPARSARSRGSAACP encoded by the coding sequence TTGCCGCAGGGGCACACCGTCGCCGCCTCGGAGCCGGCCTCCGCCTACGACGCCACCGACCTGGGCGAGCGTGCCGTTGAGCACCACCGGAAGGCGCTGGACGGAGGCCTGGACGGCGGCCTGGACGGTGATCGCCGACGGCAGGCCGACATCCAGCCGGTGAGTACGCTGCGCACGCTCGGCGACCCGCGGGCCGGCGCCGGTCTGCTGCTCGCGGAGCGCGAGCAGCCCTCGAACCATCCCGAGGACGCGGTCACCGCGTTCCTCGCCCTGGCGTGCGTCGACCTCGGCCGGGAGCGGGACGCCGCGTGCTCGCACCGGGCGCGCTCGCCCGCCATCTGCCCTGCCACAACGCCTCGTTGGCGTGGTCGCGTTCCTGCTCGATCAGCTCGCAGCCGGGGCAGCGCAGCGTGTCCGTGA
- a CDS encoding GDSL-type esterase/lipase family protein, with translation MRAFPLVGGPVELRGALDLERTQAGVMPRRLPAWTKEQYQDPSVYGVTVMPSGVRLVFRTDARELEFEVLTSTGQLDTDPQPRPTGMLELLVDGAHAGRQQAPMGNVVRMAGPGTAQRLVPGKPGTVRFAGLPTGMKNVELWLPQQTPTELVALRADGEVLAPLPDGRRRWVHHGSSISHCLEADGPTGTWPVVAASLGGVEVINLSQAGNDMLDPYVARTIRDLPADLISLKVGINIVGLATFRLRTFGPAVHGFLDTIRDGHPDTALLLMSPVSCPALDATPGPTVMGPDGKITALGDPADVAGGALSLEVVRDELARIVAARRARDPHLHYLDGRELLGPDEVDDLADGLHPTAAAYRRMGKRFAAHAFADDGPFR, from the coding sequence ATGCGGGCATTTCCGCTGGTGGGCGGGCCGGTGGAGCTACGGGGTGCGCTGGACCTGGAGAGGACGCAGGCGGGGGTGATGCCTCGCCGGTTGCCCGCGTGGACCAAGGAGCAGTACCAGGACCCGTCCGTCTACGGGGTGACGGTGATGCCTTCGGGGGTGCGGCTCGTGTTCCGCACCGATGCGCGTGAGCTGGAGTTCGAGGTACTCACCTCCACAGGGCAGCTCGACACCGACCCCCAACCCCGCCCGACTGGGATGCTGGAACTGCTGGTGGACGGTGCCCATGCCGGGCGGCAGCAAGCACCGATGGGCAATGTGGTGCGGATGGCTGGCCCCGGGACCGCGCAGCGACTCGTCCCGGGGAAGCCGGGGACCGTGCGGTTTGCCGGGCTGCCGACTGGCATGAAGAACGTCGAGCTGTGGCTGCCGCAGCAGACCCCAACGGAACTGGTGGCACTACGTGCTGACGGCGAGGTGCTGGCACCGCTGCCGGACGGTCGGCGCCGCTGGGTGCACCACGGCAGTTCCATCAGCCACTGCCTCGAGGCCGACGGCCCGACCGGCACCTGGCCGGTGGTGGCGGCTTCGCTCGGGGGAGTGGAGGTGATCAACCTCAGTCAGGCGGGCAACGACATGCTGGACCCGTATGTCGCCCGGACGATCCGCGACCTGCCCGCCGACCTGATCAGCCTCAAGGTAGGCATCAACATCGTGGGCCTGGCTACCTTCCGGCTGCGGACGTTCGGCCCGGCGGTGCACGGATTCCTGGACACGATCCGGGACGGGCACCCGGACACCGCGCTGCTGCTGATGTCCCCGGTGAGCTGTCCGGCGCTCGATGCGACTCCCGGCCCGACCGTGATGGGCCCGGACGGGAAAATCACAGCCCTGGGCGACCCGGCCGATGTGGCCGGTGGGGCGTTGTCGCTGGAGGTGGTCCGTGACGAACTGGCCCGAATCGTGGCGGCCCGGCGGGCACGCGATCCCCACCTGCACTATCTCGACGGACGCGAACTGCTCGGCCCGGACGAGGTGGATGACCTTGCCGACGGCCTGCACCCCACCGCCGCCGCATACCGCCGGATGGGCAAACGCTTCGCCGCCCATGCCTTCGCCGACGACGGCCCGTTCCGCTGA